In the Nitratiruptor sp. YY09-18 genome, TTTACATCACATTTGCAAAAACCAAATCCACTCATTACAGCATTTATAAAAAGTTCGCTTGATTATAAATGAAAAGACTGACAAAAAATGATGTCTATATTATTCTTCAAAAAAGATTTGAAGAGGGATTTATCAAACTGAGGCAGATCCCCTCTCCCGATACTCTCAAAGACCTTCCTCGTGCAGCCAAGCGCATCAAGAGTGCAATTGAGAACAAAGAGCGCATCACAATTGTGGGTGATTATGATGTGGATGGTGTTGTCTCGACTGCACTGATGCTGGAGTTTTTTGAACTACTAGATTATCCTGTCAAACATATTATCCCTAATCGTTTCAAGCACGGATATGGACTAAGCAAGAGTGTGATCGATGAGGTGCGAGAGAGTGATCTCATTATCACAGTCGATAATGGTATCAGTGCGATTGAGGCAGCAAACTACTGTAAAGAGTTAGGAATTGATCTCATTATTACTGATCACCACACCCCAGGAACTGAGCTACCAGATGCTTATGCCATCATCAATCCCAAGCAAGAGTCGTGCGATTTTGCCTATACAGAGATTTGTGGAGCGCAGGTTGCATGGTTTTTGATAGGTGGGCTTAAACAGGCTATGAGGCTTGAAGTGGATATGAAGCGGTTTTTGGATCTTTTGGCTATAGCAATAGTAGCCGATGTTATGCCATTGCGCCATATCAATAGAGCTTTGGTACAGGCTGGTTTGCAGATGTTTGAGGTGAGTGAGCGGCCTGCAGTGAAGTTCTTGCGCAGCGTAATGAAGAAGCATCAGTTTAGCAGTGAAGATCTAGCATTTAGTATCGCTCCAGTGATAAATAGTGCTGGACGCATGGAGGATGCATCCATTGCTCTCGATTTTTTACGCGCAAAAGATTTCTTTAGTGCTAGTGTCTACCATGCAAGACTCATTGCGCTCAATTCCATGCGCAAAGCTGAAGAGAGAAGAGTGTTCAAAGAGTCGCAGCAGTTTGTGGATAATGAGCCTGTAATTGTAAGTACTGGTGAGGATTGGAATGAGGGAGTAGTGGGAATAGTGGCTGCAAGGCTTTGTGAGCGATATAAAAAGCCAGCAATTGTATTGACAAAATCAGGCGAATACTATAAAGGTAGCGGTCGGAGTCTGGCGCAAGTGGATCTTTATAAATTACTAGAGGGATCGAGTGAGTATCTTGAGCGTTTTGGTGGACATAAGAAGGCTGCAGGGCTTGCCTTGAAACCATCAAACCTTCATGCATTCAAAAAGAGTATCAATGCTCTTAC is a window encoding:
- the recJ gene encoding single-stranded-DNA-specific exonuclease RecJ — translated: MKRLTKNDVYIILQKRFEEGFIKLRQIPSPDTLKDLPRAAKRIKSAIENKERITIVGDYDVDGVVSTALMLEFFELLDYPVKHIIPNRFKHGYGLSKSVIDEVRESDLIITVDNGISAIEAANYCKELGIDLIITDHHTPGTELPDAYAIINPKQESCDFAYTEICGAQVAWFLIGGLKQAMRLEVDMKRFLDLLAIAIVADVMPLRHINRALVQAGLQMFEVSERPAVKFLRSVMKKHQFSSEDLAFSIAPVINSAGRMEDASIALDFLRAKDFFSASVYHARLIALNSMRKAEERRVFKESQQFVDNEPVIVSTGEDWNEGVVGIVAARLCERYKKPAIVLTKSGEYYKGSGRSLAQVDLYKLLEGSSEYLERFGGHKKAAGLALKPSNLHAFKKSINALTAKLPTEAFVEESDVLGELPFDQIDWELIDILESFAPYGESNPMPKFVTKDVEVLEHRSVGEDGKHLLMTLRSENRTFKAIKFKNEYEIQSSYIDIVFYPARNIFNNNQYIQLFVSTIV